A stretch of Roseovarius sp. M141 DNA encodes these proteins:
- a CDS encoding LysE family translocator, with product MQPLILPLLIFLFPLAFSPGPGNMVFAAAGARFGLRATLPANAGYHLATLAVTILIGLGFAEAMNTFPGLFAVIKVAGSLYVLWLAATLMRAGLNDDAEARPVGFGDGVILLLLNPKAYIIIALMFTQFLTDQGRSGLWTVVAIAAIFTLNNLAAFLTWTIFGDVIARRFREGGRARNVNIVFGAMLGAAGLWILIH from the coding sequence ATGCAACCTCTCATCCTTCCGCTGCTGATATTCCTGTTTCCCCTCGCGTTCAGCCCCGGCCCCGGAAACATGGTCTTTGCTGCTGCGGGCGCGCGGTTTGGGCTGCGTGCCACGCTGCCTGCGAATGCCGGCTATCACCTTGCCACGCTGGCCGTGACGATCCTGATCGGACTGGGGTTTGCCGAGGCGATGAATACTTTCCCCGGCCTCTTTGCCGTGATCAAGGTGGCCGGATCGCTCTATGTTCTGTGGTTGGCTGCGACGCTGATGCGCGCGGGCCTCAATGACGACGCCGAGGCGCGCCCGGTGGGCTTTGGTGACGGGGTCATCCTGCTGCTGCTGAACCCCAAGGCCTATATCATCATCGCGCTGATGTTCACGCAATTCCTGACAGATCAGGGGCGATCCGGGTTATGGACCGTCGTGGCCATCGCGGCCATCTTCACGCTCAACAATCTTGCGGCATTCCTGACCTGGACCATCTTCGGCGATGTGATCGCGCGCCGGTTCCGCGAAGGAGGCCGGGCGCGCAATGTCAATATCGTGTTCGGCGCGATGCTGGGGGCGGCGGGGCTGTGGATTTTGATCCACTGA
- a CDS encoding YaiI/YqxD family protein produces the protein MIYVDADACPVKDEAIRVGTRHGWTVHIVSNGGLRPSPHPLVQTVIVPDGPDVADMWIADRAGPGDVVVTGDIPLAAKCVEAGAMVLKHNGEPLTAANIGNVLATRDLMTDLRAADPFRQGGGKGFTKTDRSRFLDALERAVRQARAT, from the coding sequence ATGATCTATGTCGATGCCGATGCCTGCCCGGTCAAGGATGAGGCGATCCGCGTCGGAACGCGCCATGGCTGGACCGTGCATATCGTGTCGAACGGCGGCCTGCGTCCGTCGCCTCACCCCTTGGTCCAGACGGTCATCGTTCCCGATGGCCCGGACGTGGCCGACATGTGGATCGCCGACCGCGCGGGGCCGGGCGACGTGGTCGTCACCGGGGACATCCCCTTGGCCGCGAAATGCGTCGAAGCGGGCGCAATGGTGCTGAAACATAATGGCGAGCCGTTGACGGCGGCCAATATCGGCAACGTGCTGGCCACCCGCGACCTGATGACCGACCTGCGCGCCGCCGATCCGTTCCGCCAAGGCGGCGGCAAGGGGTTTACAAAGACGGATCGCTCGCGCTTCTTGGATGCGCTGGAGCGGGCGGTCAGGCAGGCCCGCGCCACCTGA
- a CDS encoding DMT family transporter gives MTTAPIGRTKEQGNNTMGAACALTAILCFSFVDLGIKLLSEGYALHQVVFLRSLVSMTVFLFVIMPLSGGWSALRTRRPGAHLLRGAFIVCANVCLFLGLAALPIADAVAIFFISPLAIAVMSVIFLGETVGPRRWAAIILGLIGVLLIVQPGTDAFQAASLLPAISALLYGAMHMVTRKVRSTESATTMTFYVILTFLISSAIIGALIGDGRYAGGPHPALEFLLRTWAPVARADMWVILMLGVAGVMGSWLISQAYRLSEAAFAAPFEYVAMPISIFWGVAFFDTWPQLNAWAGIVLIVGSGLYMLWRENASGAAKPNPRYRR, from the coding sequence ATGACCACCGCCCCGATCGGCAGAACCAAAGAGCAAGGCAACAATACCATGGGCGCGGCCTGCGCGCTGACGGCGATCCTGTGCTTTTCCTTTGTCGATCTGGGTATCAAACTGCTGAGCGAGGGCTACGCGCTGCATCAGGTCGTCTTCCTGCGCTCGCTGGTCAGCATGACAGTGTTCCTCTTTGTCATCATGCCGCTCAGCGGGGGCTGGTCCGCCCTGCGCACCCGCCGCCCCGGCGCGCATCTGCTGCGCGGCGCGTTCATCGTCTGCGCGAACGTGTGCCTGTTTCTCGGCCTCGCCGCCCTGCCCATCGCGGATGCGGTGGCGATCTTCTTCATCTCGCCCTTGGCGATTGCGGTCATGTCGGTGATCTTTCTGGGCGAAACGGTCGGCCCGCGCCGCTGGGCCGCCATCATCCTGGGCTTGATCGGGGTCTTGCTGATCGTTCAGCCGGGCACGGACGCGTTTCAGGCCGCGTCGCTGCTGCCGGCCATCTCGGCGTTGCTTTATGGCGCGATGCACATGGTAACCCGCAAGGTACGTAGTACCGAAAGCGCCACGACGATGACGTTTTATGTCATCCTCACCTTCCTGATTTCCAGCGCCATCATCGGCGCGCTGATCGGCGACGGGCGCTATGCGGGCGGCCCGCACCCGGCGCTGGAGTTTCTGTTGCGCACATGGGCGCCGGTCGCGCGTGCCGATATGTGGGTCATCCTCATGCTGGGTGTCGCAGGCGTCATGGGCAGCTGGCTGATTTCTCAAGCCTACCGGCTGAGCGAGGCGGCCTTTGCCGCGCCGTTCGAATATGTCGCGATGCCGATCTCGATCTTCTGGGGGGTGGCGTTCTTTGACACCTGGCCGCAGCTGAACGCGTGGGCCGGGATCGTGCTGATCGTCGGATCGGGCCTTTACATGCTCTGGCGCGAAAATGCATCCGGCGCCGCGAAACCCAACCCCCGGTATCGCCGATGA
- a CDS encoding HAD-IA family hydrolase, giving the protein MIPEVVIFDIGNVLIEWQPERYFDRVVGPARRRALFQAVDIHAMMQRIDSGADFAAEIARTAAAHPGFATEILHIRDHWCDIAQPAIPGSLVLLRALRARGVPLFVLSNFGAQNFPLSVAQFPFLTEFDRSYISGSMGMAKPDPAIYAAVEADCGIPPAHLLFTDDRAENIAAAAARGWQVHLFDGPHGFAQCLVDAGLLPPGMLTQGDIE; this is encoded by the coding sequence ATGATCCCCGAGGTGGTCATCTTCGACATCGGCAATGTGCTGATCGAATGGCAGCCCGAGCGGTATTTTGACCGCGTGGTCGGCCCTGCCCGGCGCCGGGCGCTGTTTCAGGCCGTCGACATCCACGCCATGATGCAGCGCATCGACAGCGGCGCGGATTTCGCCGCCGAAATCGCCCGCACCGCCGCCGCGCATCCGGGTTTTGCCACCGAGATCCTGCATATCCGCGACCATTGGTGCGACATCGCGCAGCCCGCCATCCCCGGATCGCTCGTGCTGCTGCGCGCGCTGCGGGCGCGCGGCGTGCCGCTATTTGTCCTGTCGAATTTCGGCGCGCAGAACTTCCCGTTGAGCGTGGCGCAATTCCCGTTCCTGACGGAATTCGACCGCTCCTACATTTCCGGTTCCATGGGCATGGCCAAGCCGGATCCGGCCATCTACGCCGCTGTCGAGGCCGATTGCGGCATCCCGCCCGCCCATCTGCTGTTCACCGACGACCGGGCCGAAAATATCGCCGCCGCCGCCGCGCGCGGCTGGCAGGTGCATCTGTTTGACGGACCCCACGGATTTGCCCAATGTCTGGTCGACGCCGGATTGCTGCCCCCCGGCATGCTGACCCAAGGAGATATCGAATGA
- a CDS encoding ornithine cyclodeaminase family protein, protein MTITMIPFAEGEANLDWIGLCDAFERGHALPKAEIADTFLYRDDDTLLNRSAWIDGIGLAVKCATIFPGNPGKGQPMINGVVNLFDNEIGTLEAIIDFHLVTKWKTAGDSLFAARSLARPDSENILIIGAGTVGRNLWQAYRAVWPNARFTVWNRTRANAEAMQQDCPGIAVADDLETAVRAADIVTSATMSTDPFIKGEWLQPGQHIDLIGAYRPDMREANDTALTRARIFVDSRDTTVGHIGELKIPLADGVIQPDAILADHYEPERFTRTSDDEITLFKNGGGAHLDLMTSRYILDAWQAAG, encoded by the coding sequence ATGACCATCACCATGATCCCCTTTGCCGAGGGCGAGGCCAATCTTGACTGGATCGGGCTGTGCGATGCGTTCGAGCGCGGCCATGCCCTGCCCAAGGCCGAGATCGCCGATACCTTCCTCTATCGCGACGATGATACACTGCTGAACCGGTCGGCCTGGATCGACGGGATCGGTCTGGCGGTGAAATGCGCCACAATCTTTCCGGGCAATCCCGGCAAGGGGCAGCCGATGATCAACGGCGTGGTGAACCTTTTCGACAATGAGATCGGCACCCTCGAAGCGATCATCGATTTCCACCTCGTGACCAAGTGGAAGACGGCCGGCGACAGCCTCTTTGCCGCCCGCAGCCTCGCCCGCCCGGATAGCGAAAACATCCTGATCATCGGCGCCGGCACGGTGGGCCGCAACCTCTGGCAGGCGTATCGCGCGGTCTGGCCGAACGCGCGCTTCACCGTCTGGAACCGCACCCGCGCCAATGCCGAGGCGATGCAACAGGACTGCCCCGGTATCGCCGTTGCGGATGATCTGGAAACAGCGGTGCGCGCCGCCGATATCGTCACCTCTGCCACCATGAGCACCGATCCGTTCATCAAGGGCGAGTGGCTTCAGCCCGGTCAACATATCGACCTGATCGGCGCATACCGCCCAGACATGCGAGAGGCGAACGATACCGCCCTTACCCGCGCGCGGATATTCGTCGACAGCCGCGACACCACGGTCGGCCATATCGGCGAACTGAAGATCCCGCTGGCCGACGGCGTGATCCAGCCCGATGCCATTCTGGCCGACCATTACGAGCCCGAGAGGTTCACGCGCACCTCGGATGATGAGATCACCCTGTTCAAGAATGGCGGCGGCGCGCATCTGGATCTGATGACCAGCCGCTATATCCTCGATGCCTGGCAGGCTGCCGGATGA
- a CDS encoding alpha/beta fold hydrolase codes for MTWLLLALAVLFLAPFAREAARPTMSGRARQDAPGQFADLPQGRTHYRWLGADSGPVAVCVHGLTTPSPVWTAIAEGLGEMGYRVLIYDLNGRGYSDRPRGLQDCAFFVRQLSDLLADQGIVNDVTLLGYSMGGAIVPAFAAQRPDMLRQIVLIAPAGLGHDLGPGLRLMAGTGALGRWAMLSVYGRSMRRACAAQRDQPVSVPGITQIQIGQLRHRGFIPAVLSSLHGALNEHMEQAHRTIAAVGVPLLAIWGAADEIIPPSGKDTLSDWNPDATHHIVPQAGHALPYSHSSDALKAMRPHLIHVAG; via the coding sequence ATGACATGGCTGCTGCTTGCGCTGGCGGTGCTTTTCCTTGCCCCCTTCGCGCGCGAGGCAGCCCGCCCGACCATGTCAGGCCGCGCACGACAGGATGCGCCCGGCCAGTTTGCCGACCTGCCCCAAGGACGCACGCATTACCGCTGGCTGGGCGCCGATAGCGGGCCGGTGGCAGTCTGCGTCCACGGCCTGACCACCCCCTCGCCCGTCTGGACAGCCATCGCCGAGGGGCTGGGCGAAATGGGCTACCGCGTGCTGATCTATGATCTCAACGGGCGCGGTTATTCGGATCGCCCGCGCGGCCTGCAGGACTGCGCGTTCTTCGTGCGCCAGTTGTCGGACCTTCTGGCCGATCAGGGCATCGTCAACGATGTCACACTGCTCGGCTATTCCATGGGCGGCGCAATTGTGCCCGCCTTTGCCGCACAGCGCCCCGACATGTTGCGCCAGATCGTGCTCATCGCGCCTGCAGGACTCGGGCATGATCTGGGCCCTGGCTTGCGGCTGATGGCGGGCACCGGGGCGTTGGGCCGCTGGGCGATGCTGTCGGTCTATGGCCGCTCCATGCGCCGCGCCTGCGCGGCCCAAAGGGACCAGCCCGTCAGCGTGCCGGGCATCACCCAAATACAGATTGGGCAGCTGCGCCACCGGGGTTTCATACCTGCGGTGCTGTCGTCATTGCACGGCGCGCTGAACGAACATATGGAACAGGCGCACCGCACCATCGCCGCCGTCGGCGTGCCGCTGCTGGCCATCTGGGGCGCGGCGGATGAAATCATTCCACCATCAGGCAAGGACACGCTGAGCGACTGGAACCCCGATGCCACCCACCACATCGTGCCCCAAGCCGGCCACGCACTGCCCTACAGCCACAGCAGCGATGCCCTAAAGGCGATGCGCCCCCATCTCATACACGTCGCGGGTTGA
- a CDS encoding L-malyl-CoA/beta-methylmalyl-CoA lyase has product MSFRLQPPAPARPNRCQLFGPGSNVKLFEKMAASAADVINIDLEDSVGPNDKDLARKQTIEAINTVDWGNKYLSVRINGLDTGWWYRDVVDLLEQAGDRLDQIMIPKVGCAGDIYAVDALVTSIERAKGRTKPISFEVIIESAAGIAHVEEIAAASPRLQAMSLGAADFAASMGMATTGIGGTQENYYMLHEGAKHWSDPWHWAQTAIVAACRTHGLLPVDGPFGDFSDDEGFRAQALRSATLGMVGKWAIHPKQIALCNEVFTPSEAAVTEAREILAAMETAKANGEGATVYKGRLVDIASIKQAEVIVKQSEMIAAG; this is encoded by the coding sequence ATGAGCTTTCGCCTTCAGCCACCCGCCCCCGCCCGCCCCAACCGTTGCCAGCTTTTCGGACCCGGCTCGAACGTCAAGCTGTTCGAGAAGATGGCGGCCAGCGCGGCGGATGTCATCAATATTGATCTGGAAGATTCGGTCGGCCCGAATGACAAGGATCTGGCACGCAAGCAGACGATCGAGGCGATCAACACTGTCGATTGGGGTAATAAATACCTCAGCGTGCGGATCAACGGCCTCGATACCGGCTGGTGGTATCGCGATGTCGTTGATCTGCTGGAACAGGCCGGCGACCGGCTGGACCAGATCATGATCCCCAAGGTGGGCTGCGCGGGCGACATCTATGCCGTCGACGCGCTGGTCACGTCGATCGAGCGCGCCAAGGGCCGCACCAAGCCGATCAGTTTCGAGGTCATCATCGAGAGCGCGGCCGGCATCGCACATGTCGAGGAAATCGCGGCCGCCAGCCCGCGCCTTCAGGCGATGAGCCTGGGGGCGGCGGATTTCGCTGCCTCGATGGGCATGGCGACGACCGGTATCGGTGGCACACAGGAAAACTATTATATGCTGCACGAGGGTGCCAAGCATTGGTCCGATCCGTGGCACTGGGCGCAGACGGCCATCGTCGCGGCCTGCCGCACGCATGGGCTGCTGCCGGTTGATGGCCCGTTCGGTGACTTCTCCGACGACGAAGGCTTTCGCGCGCAAGCTCTGCGGTCTGCCACGCTGGGCATGGTCGGCAAGTGGGCGATTCATCCCAAGCAGATCGCGCTGTGCAACGAGGTGTTCACCCCGTCCGAGGCCGCCGTCACCGAGGCGCGCGAAATTCTGGCCGCGATGGAGACGGCCAAGGCCAATGGTGAGGGCGCGACCGTTTACAAGGGCCGTCTGGTGGATATCGCCAGCATCAAGCAGGCCGAGGTCATCGTGAAGCAGTCCGAGATGATCGCCGCCGGCTGA